Proteins encoded in a region of the Sander lucioperca isolate FBNREF2018 chromosome 4, SLUC_FBN_1.2, whole genome shotgun sequence genome:
- the trmo gene encoding tRNA (adenine(37)-N6)-methyltransferase, which yields MSSLCDCCGEHINKLNQQISVMRKEVKNLRQMLDSAVRAHRKHMISIQSAVAKTGLCEPDKDQTPAPPKASLEKGNIQTVPIGYISSCFSVKNGTPRQPTICGPSRAELRIQQSVFNNPEHALVGLEQYSHVWIIFLFHKNGHLSYRAKVKPPRLNGQRVGVYSTRSPHRPNALGLTLAKLDKIVGDTIHLSDIDMIAGTPVLDIKPFIPEYDSPHTRVGSEPHDSNTDQPQVTTVALNETTDVLNLHKDSDAQSDLKSERTDDDDDNDGDLESPLSRDKSESDIPVTDSPQSVSAQFSLPKDLHDVLEKVKAYVSQRDLCQLNCESEDQVSDSSKTKPPESMVNHPCYGEEAYSTIAGWIREPPVGSLEVRFTPQAERELADFLPTHLLGPSEGDRPRFKFLRSSEEAATAIRGVLSADPRSVYRRTCCRDRLFFFTLDTADITCWFGQGFAEVLQVRPVEQHIASM from the exons ATGAGTTCTCTGTGTGACTGCTGCGGCGAGCATATTAATAAACTGAATCAGCAGATTTCTGTGATGAGAAAAGAAGTCAAGAACCTGAG GCAAATGTTGGACAGTGCAGTTAGAGCTCATCGCAAACATATGATATCCATTCAGTCTGCTGTGGCAAAGACTGGACTCTGTGAACCTGACAAAGACCAGACACCAGCACCGCCAAAGGCTTCATTAGAGAAAG GAAACATCCAGACAGTCCCCATTGGTTACATCAGTTCCTGTTTCTCTGTGAAGAATGGGACTCCCAGACAGCCCACTATTTGTGGCCCCTCAAGGGCTGAACTGCGCATCCAGCAGAGTGTCTTCAATAACCCTGAGCACGCTCTGGTGGGCCTGGAGCAATACTCCCATGTCTG GATCATCTTTCTCTTTCACAAAAATGGGCACTTGAGCTACAGAGCCAAAGTGAAACCTCCCAGACTCAACGGTCAGAGAGTTGGTGTGTATTCGACACGCAGTCCCCACCGACCAAATGCCTTGGGCCTAACTCTAGCTAAACTTGATAAAATTGTAG GTGATACAATACATCTGTCAGACATTGACATGATTGCTGGCACCCCAGTACTGGACATCAAACCCTTCATCCCAGAGTACGACTCCCCCCACACAAGGGTGGGCTCAGAGCCTCATGATTCAAACACAGACCAACCACAGGTGACTACTGTGGCACTAAATGAGACAACAGATGTATTAAACCTTCATAAAGACTCTGATGCTCAGTCAGACCTAAAAAGTGAAAgaactgatgatgatgatgataatgatggtgACTTAGAAAGTCCCCTCTCAAGAGACAAATCTGAAAGTGATATTCCAGTCACAGATTCACCTCAGTCAGTCAGTGCTCAGTTTTCCCTCCCCAAAGACCTACACGATGTGTTGGAGAAGGTCAAGGCCTATGTGTCCCAAAGGGACCTTTGCCAGCTGAATTGTGAGAGTGAAGATCAAGTTTCAGACTCTTCCAAAACCAAGCCACCAGAGTCAATGGTGAACCACCCTTGCTATGGAGAGGAGGCCTACAGTACCATTGCTGGCTGGATCAGAGAGCCTCCTGTTGGCAGTCTGGAGGTGCGCTTTACCCCTCAAGCTGAGAGGGAGTTGGCAGACTTCCTTCCCACACACCTATTAG GACCCTCTGAAGGTGACAGACCAAGGTTCAAGTTTCTTCGCAGTTCAGAGGAGGCTGCTACCGCCATCAGAGGGGTGCTGTCAGCAGACCCACGGTCTGTCTACAGGAGGACATGCTGCAGAGACAGACTATTCTTCTTCACCCTGGACACGGCTGACATCACCTGCTGGTTTGGACAAGGCTTT